A genomic segment from Microbacterium sp. SORGH_AS_0428 encodes:
- a CDS encoding ROK family transcriptional regulator: MNTFGDVAGEDAASTRRRVLAAVRDDGPISRADLARATGLAASTITAVTKALVAEGVLHESGDGGEGGRIRTGPRSRGLVIAPRLASVAGVDFGFRTVRVAICDLDAQVLALRESRLTERYSSDEGLSAAARLYAEALEEAGLPPNDIVTIGVALPGPIDSVAQRIIGSSVLPGWSDTTVETISQAFGAPTVIENDANLAALGEHTFGAGRDVQDSLTVKFHSGVGAGLIIQDRLVTGAGSGEIGHFTVSAQGSICRCGKRGCLDTFAAIPALLDAMPAEGAADVRTLLALVADGDARARRVVSDAADLVGDAASRACLLFAPQRVIIVGAMAQAGDAVIDPLARALRRGLIPDAEAGPAVVRGELAERSTLMGAIALALASSGWLPLSG, translated from the coding sequence ATGAACACGTTTGGGGACGTCGCTGGCGAGGATGCCGCGAGTACGAGGCGACGCGTGCTGGCCGCCGTCCGCGACGACGGGCCGATCAGCCGCGCCGACCTCGCTCGCGCGACAGGCCTGGCCGCATCCACCATCACGGCCGTGACGAAGGCACTGGTCGCCGAGGGAGTCCTGCATGAGTCCGGAGACGGCGGCGAGGGCGGTCGGATCCGTACGGGGCCCCGCAGCCGAGGCCTTGTCATCGCCCCGCGCCTGGCCTCGGTCGCCGGCGTCGATTTCGGCTTTCGGACGGTCCGCGTGGCGATCTGCGACCTCGACGCGCAAGTGCTGGCGCTGCGCGAGAGCAGACTGACCGAGCGGTACTCGAGTGACGAGGGGCTGTCGGCGGCGGCCCGACTCTACGCCGAAGCGCTGGAGGAGGCAGGACTGCCGCCGAACGACATCGTCACGATCGGCGTGGCGCTTCCGGGTCCGATCGACTCGGTGGCGCAACGGATCATCGGCTCCTCTGTGCTGCCGGGATGGTCGGACACCACGGTCGAGACCATTTCCCAGGCCTTCGGTGCTCCGACGGTGATCGAGAACGACGCCAATCTCGCCGCTCTCGGCGAGCACACCTTCGGCGCCGGTCGTGATGTGCAGGACTCGCTCACAGTGAAGTTCCACAGCGGCGTCGGCGCCGGGCTCATCATCCAGGACCGACTCGTCACCGGCGCAGGGTCGGGCGAGATCGGCCACTTCACGGTGTCGGCACAGGGCAGTATCTGCCGCTGTGGGAAGCGCGGCTGTCTCGACACGTTCGCGGCGATCCCCGCGCTGCTCGACGCGATGCCAGCCGAGGGCGCCGCGGATGTACGGACGCTCCTCGCGCTCGTCGCAGACGGAGACGCGCGGGCGCGTCGTGTGGTCTCCGACGCCGCCGACCTCGTCGGAGACGCGGCCTCCCGCGCCTGCCTGCTGTTCGCGCCACAGCGCGTGATCATCGTCGGTGCGATGGCCCAGGCGGGCGATGCGGTGATCGACCCGCTGGCGCGCGCTCTGCGCCGCGGCTTGATCCCTGACGCCGAGGCCGGACCCGCGGTCGTGCGCGGGGAACTGGCGGAACGGTCGACGCTCATGGGAGCGATCGCCCTCGCCCTCGCGTCGTCGGGATGGCTGCCGCTGTCCGGCTGA
- a CDS encoding ATP-binding cassette domain-containing protein produces MTAHDPSLELVGITKRFGHVSALREVDLEAYAGEILAVVGDNGAGKSSLIRTISGIYRPDEGMLRVDGREQVFTNPAAARAAGVATVFQDLALVEVLDVATNMFIGQYPRRGPFVRRKAMERETRSFLDELGVSVASVRTEIGMLSGGQRQIVAIARAMRTGGHIVLLDEPTAALGVRETAQAADMIRTLRERGNTVIIVSHDMSLVFELADRIQVMRLGGVAGVRRRAETTRDEIIGLITGAVPGDTRRTEAHLG; encoded by the coding sequence ATGACCGCGCACGATCCGTCCCTGGAACTCGTCGGGATCACGAAGCGATTCGGCCACGTATCGGCGCTGCGCGAGGTGGACCTCGAGGCCTACGCGGGCGAGATTCTCGCCGTCGTCGGCGACAACGGGGCCGGCAAGTCGAGCCTCATCCGCACGATCAGCGGCATCTATCGCCCCGACGAGGGAATGCTGCGCGTCGACGGGCGCGAACAGGTCTTCACGAACCCGGCCGCCGCACGAGCCGCCGGCGTCGCGACCGTATTCCAGGACCTCGCTCTCGTCGAGGTCCTGGATGTCGCAACCAACATGTTCATCGGCCAGTACCCCCGACGCGGGCCCTTCGTCCGACGCAAGGCGATGGAACGCGAGACCCGGTCATTCCTGGACGAGCTGGGGGTCTCCGTCGCCTCGGTCCGCACCGAGATTGGCATGCTCTCGGGCGGCCAGCGCCAGATCGTCGCGATCGCGCGCGCGATGCGCACCGGCGGTCACATCGTCCTGCTCGACGAACCGACCGCAGCCCTGGGCGTGCGCGAGACGGCGCAGGCCGCCGACATGATCCGCACCCTCCGGGAGCGCGGCAACACCGTCATCATCGTCAGCCACGACATGTCGCTCGTCTTCGAACTGGCCGACCGGATCCAGGTGATGCGTCTGGGCGGTGTCGCCGGTGTCCGCCGGCGCGCCGAGACGACCCGCGACGAGATCATCGGCCTCATCACCGGCGCCGTGCCCGGTGACACCCGACGTACCGAGGCGCACCTCGGCTGA
- a CDS encoding response regulator transcription factor: protein MRILICEDSVLLREGLVRLLADAGHDVVAALPDASELDESVVTTDPELCILDVRLPPTYTDEGIRAALRLRAAHPQLPVLVLSQYVEERYASELIAANGGALGYLLKDRVADVADFLDTVRRIGGGATVLDPEVIAQLLNRRTRDERMRRLTERESTVLALIAEGRSNQSIATTLFLSEASVEKHITAIFQKLELEPGESGNRRVLAALAHVEHGAGDAGPQTPQTGAAR from the coding sequence GTGCGCATCCTGATCTGCGAGGACTCCGTCCTCCTGCGCGAAGGACTCGTCCGACTGCTGGCGGACGCCGGACACGACGTGGTCGCAGCCCTCCCGGATGCGAGCGAGCTGGATGAGAGCGTGGTCACCACCGACCCGGAGCTGTGCATCCTCGACGTGCGCCTCCCCCCGACGTACACCGACGAGGGCATCCGAGCGGCGCTGCGCCTGCGCGCGGCGCACCCGCAGCTGCCGGTGCTCGTGCTCTCGCAGTACGTCGAAGAGCGGTACGCGAGCGAGCTGATCGCCGCGAACGGCGGAGCGCTCGGCTATCTGCTGAAGGATCGCGTCGCGGATGTCGCCGACTTCCTCGACACGGTGCGCCGCATCGGCGGCGGAGCGACCGTGCTCGATCCCGAGGTGATCGCGCAGCTGCTGAACCGTCGCACGCGCGACGAACGGATGCGGCGGCTCACCGAACGCGAGTCGACGGTCCTCGCTCTCATCGCCGAGGGGCGGTCGAACCAGTCGATCGCAACGACGCTCTTCCTCTCGGAGGCCTCCGTCGAGAAGCACATCACCGCCATCTTCCAGAAGCTCGAACTCGAGCCCGGAGAGTCGGGCAACCGCCGTGTCCTCGCCGCGCTCGCTCACGTCGAGCACGGCGCCGGCGACGCCGGCCCTCAGACACCTCAGACAGGAGCAGCACGATGA
- a CDS encoding sugar ABC transporter substrate-binding protein, which translates to MSFITTRRIAATAAAAATLTLALSGCGALSGGSIAASPDASATLREVKTITYVNPAPFYPAFDDVGRCFQEAAEKNGWKAVEVGTSGSAVDNQGAIDLISQAIANGTDALVVFPTIPELFTPVIKQARDAGIYVVAQNAGDPSTGQQTQVGTDAKELGALIAEGLGKTDPNAQVGILSGSASTTPHVQEIEGFTEYAKEHFPGMTVVASDYTNGDPTKAPELFSNMLTAHPDITALFPIEGTSVAAAITAVKERGLTGKVNVVANDLTDDHRASIEDGTLLGVGEQGWCEAGTKSVEAVKSLSEGETVPAFIPTTSTFYDLSNLPAK; encoded by the coding sequence ATGTCCTTCATCACGACGCGGCGCATCGCCGCCACGGCGGCTGCTGCCGCCACTCTCACCCTCGCTCTCAGCGGCTGCGGGGCTCTCTCCGGCGGTTCGATCGCTGCCAGCCCCGACGCCTCAGCAACCCTGCGCGAGGTCAAGACCATCACATACGTGAACCCCGCCCCCTTCTACCCCGCGTTCGACGATGTGGGCCGGTGCTTCCAGGAGGCCGCCGAGAAGAACGGGTGGAAGGCGGTCGAGGTCGGCACCTCCGGCAGCGCCGTCGACAATCAGGGCGCGATCGACCTGATATCACAGGCCATCGCGAACGGCACCGACGCGCTCGTCGTGTTCCCGACCATCCCCGAACTCTTCACCCCCGTCATCAAGCAGGCGCGGGATGCGGGCATCTACGTCGTCGCCCAGAACGCAGGAGACCCGAGCACGGGGCAGCAGACGCAGGTGGGCACCGATGCTAAGGAACTGGGCGCACTGATCGCCGAAGGCCTCGGCAAGACCGATCCCAACGCCCAGGTAGGCATCCTGTCGGGCTCGGCGAGCACCACGCCGCACGTGCAGGAGATCGAGGGCTTCACGGAGTACGCCAAGGAGCACTTCCCCGGGATGACGGTGGTCGCGAGCGACTACACCAACGGCGACCCGACGAAGGCTCCCGAGCTGTTCAGCAACATGCTCACCGCGCATCCCGACATCACCGCGCTGTTCCCCATCGAGGGCACGTCGGTCGCCGCGGCGATCACCGCTGTGAAGGAGCGTGGACTCACGGGCAAGGTCAACGTTGTCGCGAACGACCTCACCGACGACCATCGCGCCTCGATCGAGGACGGCACCCTGCTCGGCGTCGGCGAGCAGGGCTGGTGCGAGGCGGGCACAAAGTCCGTCGAAGCGGTCAAGAGCCTGTCCGAGGGCGAGACGGTTCCCGCATTCATCCCCACCACGAGCACGTTCTACGACCTCAGCAACCTTCCCGCGAAGTGA
- a CDS encoding ABC transporter ATP-binding protein yields MGRVTTTDPALPPIDPPAASGPALQLRGLTKRFGDKVAVAGIDLDVPTGSFYGLVGPNGAGKTTTLSMATGLLRPDAGTAVLHGVDVWRDPVAAKAMIGNLADGVRLFDRLTGEQLITYTGMMFGLARDEVAARTADLLTLMDLTEAAGTAVVDYSAGMTKKVALACALVHAPRILVLDEPFESVDPVSAANIEDVLRSYAGSGGTVIVSSHSMDLVQRMCDHVAVIASGRVLAAGTIDEVRAGQSLQDRFVDLVGGRHHSEGPQWLRLS; encoded by the coding sequence ATGGGGCGCGTGACCACCACAGATCCTGCCCTGCCACCGATCGATCCCCCCGCCGCATCCGGACCTGCTCTGCAGCTGCGCGGCCTGACCAAGCGCTTCGGTGACAAGGTGGCCGTCGCCGGGATCGACCTCGACGTACCGACCGGCTCCTTCTACGGGCTCGTCGGCCCCAACGGCGCGGGCAAGACGACGACGCTGTCGATGGCCACGGGTCTGCTGCGCCCGGATGCGGGAACCGCCGTCCTGCACGGGGTCGACGTGTGGCGCGACCCGGTCGCCGCGAAAGCGATGATCGGCAACCTCGCCGACGGCGTGCGCCTGTTCGACCGCCTCACCGGCGAGCAGCTCATCACGTACACCGGCATGATGTTCGGCCTGGCGCGCGACGAGGTGGCCGCTCGCACCGCCGACCTGCTGACCCTCATGGACCTGACGGAAGCCGCCGGCACCGCCGTCGTCGACTACTCCGCGGGTATGACCAAGAAGGTCGCGCTCGCCTGCGCCCTCGTGCACGCGCCCCGCATCCTGGTGCTCGACGAACCGTTCGAGTCGGTGGATCCCGTCTCCGCGGCGAACATCGAGGACGTGCTGCGCAGCTACGCCGGCAGCGGCGGCACGGTCATCGTCTCGAGCCACTCGATGGACCTCGTGCAGCGTATGTGCGACCATGTCGCGGTCATCGCGAGCGGACGCGTGCTCGCGGCGGGCACGATCGACGAGGTGCGGGCCGGCCAGAGCCTGCAGGACCGTTTCGTCGACCTCGTCGGCGGCCGTCACCATTCGGAGGGACCGCAGTGGTTGCGACTCTCCTGA
- a CDS encoding ABC transporter permease, translating into MKNIVRRVAGAQQLGIIVIIVALILIAQAANPQALAPANIVEILRSSALYFIGASAATLVLVGGGLDLSIGSLFAVGGVSAGIAMNVGVPWPLAILLALLICAVLGFVNAALITWVGVPPFIATLGMLFAASGIVIVVTGGVPRFGFPTGFTDLAQLNLFGVPLLVFYALGIGVAAHVVLQHTVFGYNIRAFGGSAAAARANGIRASRMNISLYVISAVVAGLCGVLLASRVATADPGAGGTGFAFQVLAAVIIGGTSLFGGVGTIPGTALGALLFAVINNSLALTNTNPQWQNVATGVILVTAVAVDHLRRKRRFAVRSA; encoded by the coding sequence GTGAAGAACATCGTCCGCCGCGTGGCAGGCGCCCAGCAACTGGGGATCATCGTCATCATCGTGGCGCTCATCCTCATCGCCCAGGCGGCCAACCCACAGGCCCTGGCACCCGCGAACATCGTCGAGATCCTGCGCTCGAGCGCGCTGTACTTCATCGGCGCCAGCGCCGCGACCCTCGTCCTCGTCGGAGGCGGGCTCGATCTGTCGATCGGTTCGCTCTTCGCCGTCGGCGGCGTATCCGCCGGCATCGCGATGAACGTCGGCGTGCCATGGCCACTCGCCATCCTGCTCGCGCTGCTCATCTGCGCCGTCCTCGGCTTCGTGAACGCCGCCCTCATCACGTGGGTGGGCGTTCCGCCCTTCATCGCGACACTCGGTATGCTCTTCGCCGCGAGCGGCATCGTGATCGTCGTCACCGGCGGCGTGCCCCGGTTCGGGTTTCCCACGGGCTTCACCGACCTCGCGCAGCTCAACCTCTTCGGCGTCCCGCTTCTGGTCTTCTACGCGCTGGGAATCGGCGTGGCGGCACACGTCGTTCTGCAGCACACGGTGTTCGGATACAACATTCGTGCGTTCGGAGGCAGCGCAGCCGCGGCGCGGGCCAACGGCATCCGCGCCTCCCGCATGAACATCTCCCTCTACGTGATCAGCGCGGTCGTCGCGGGGCTGTGCGGCGTGCTCCTCGCGTCGCGCGTCGCCACGGCGGATCCGGGTGCAGGCGGAACGGGCTTCGCGTTCCAGGTGCTGGCCGCCGTCATCATCGGCGGGACGAGCCTTTTCGGAGGAGTCGGCACGATCCCCGGAACGGCGTTGGGCGCCCTGCTGTTCGCCGTCATCAACAACTCGCTCGCGCTGACCAACACCAACCCGCAGTGGCAGAACGTCGCGACCGGGGTGATCCTCGTCACCGCCGTCGCCGTCGATCACCTGCGTCGCAAGCGCCGCTTCGCCGTCCGCTCCGCCTGA
- a CDS encoding MFS transporter gives MLESPDTAEHARTSRMRSFYQVLANTLVANVTTSYLWFALTFWAYLETRNVLATSIIGGSYMLLVAVFGVVFGAIVDHMKKKAVMVLSSLITLAAYLLAGALFLALPASALIDWGGPWFWLFAGVILIGGVVENLRNIALSTTVTLLVPAERRDRANGLVGTVQGVAFMVTSVFSGLSVGLLGMGPTVFIAIVATAVAFTHLLFVPIPERGVAHDLDAPPRRLTFRGVLPAIRSVPGLMPLLLFTTFNNLVGGVFMALMDPYGLTLFSVEIWGVVLGVTSIGFIIGGGLVAKFGLGKNPVRTLLWVNVGVSVLGLTFALREWWWLYAVGMLVFMALMPVAEAAEQTIIQRVVPYETQGRVFGFAASIESAAAPVSAFLIGPLAEFWLIPYMRTDAGRDGWRWLLGDGEARGIALVFVAASLVMLVIVVIAFLSPQYRRLSRSYAETPAPLAGQAAATA, from the coding sequence ATGCTCGAAAGCCCCGACACGGCCGAGCACGCCCGCACCTCACGCATGCGCAGCTTCTACCAGGTGCTGGCCAACACGCTCGTCGCCAATGTGACCACCAGCTACCTCTGGTTCGCGCTCACGTTCTGGGCGTATCTCGAGACGCGCAACGTGCTTGCCACATCGATCATCGGCGGCAGCTACATGCTGCTGGTGGCCGTGTTCGGCGTCGTCTTCGGGGCGATCGTCGACCACATGAAGAAGAAGGCCGTGATGGTGCTCTCCAGCCTCATCACCCTGGCCGCCTATCTGCTCGCGGGCGCCCTCTTCCTCGCGCTCCCCGCATCCGCTCTCATCGACTGGGGAGGCCCGTGGTTCTGGCTGTTCGCGGGGGTGATCCTGATCGGCGGAGTCGTGGAGAACCTCCGCAACATCGCGTTGTCGACGACGGTCACCCTCCTCGTCCCCGCGGAGCGTCGCGACCGTGCGAATGGGCTCGTGGGTACCGTGCAGGGCGTCGCGTTCATGGTCACGAGCGTGTTCTCGGGGCTGTCGGTGGGTCTGCTGGGGATGGGGCCGACCGTCTTCATCGCGATCGTCGCGACCGCCGTCGCCTTCACCCATCTGCTGTTCGTGCCGATCCCCGAACGGGGCGTCGCGCACGATCTCGACGCCCCGCCGCGGCGCCTCACGTTCCGCGGGGTGCTTCCCGCCATTCGCTCGGTGCCAGGGCTCATGCCGCTCCTGCTGTTCACGACCTTCAACAACCTCGTCGGCGGAGTCTTCATGGCCCTCATGGACCCGTACGGGCTCACGCTCTTCAGCGTGGAGATCTGGGGCGTCGTGCTCGGCGTCACCAGCATCGGCTTCATCATCGGTGGCGGTCTCGTCGCCAAGTTCGGCCTCGGCAAGAACCCCGTGCGCACGCTCCTGTGGGTGAACGTCGGCGTCTCGGTGCTGGGACTCACCTTCGCCCTCCGCGAGTGGTGGTGGCTGTACGCGGTGGGGATGTTGGTGTTCATGGCGCTCATGCCCGTGGCCGAGGCGGCCGAGCAGACGATCATCCAGCGGGTGGTGCCGTACGAGACGCAGGGGCGCGTCTTCGGATTCGCCGCGAGCATCGAGTCCGCCGCGGCGCCCGTCTCCGCCTTCCTCATCGGCCCGCTCGCCGAGTTCTGGCTCATCCCCTACATGCGCACCGACGCGGGTCGCGACGGGTGGCGCTGGCTGCTGGGCGACGGCGAAGCGCGCGGGATCGCGCTCGTGTTCGTGGCTGCGAGCCTGGTGATGCTGGTGATCGTCGTCATCGCATTCCTGTCGCCGCAGTACCGGCGTCTCTCGCGCAGTTATGCCGAGACGCCGGCCCCGCTCGCAGGCCAGGCGGCGGCGACCGCCTGA
- a CDS encoding NAD(P)H-binding protein codes for MRIAIAGGTGLLGGRLAHEAEGRGHEVRLLSRATGIDLTRPDGAVSAAAQIEGCDAVIDVLSIGTQNDAASIAFFESTTRALLAAERRAGVGHHIALSIVGVDRAPTAYYAGKVAQERAVHEGPVPWTILRATQFHEFAAQMFTVAARGRIHLAPRMRTQPIAADEVASHLVDLAEMPACGRVPDLAGPHEENLVDMIRRYARATGHRGWIPAVSLPGSFGRAMRDGRLLPSAGATIGRQSFAEWIVSLE; via the coding sequence ATGCGTATCGCGATCGCGGGAGGAACCGGGCTGCTGGGCGGCAGATTGGCGCACGAGGCCGAGGGACGAGGACACGAGGTGCGGCTACTCTCGCGCGCGACCGGCATCGACCTCACACGACCCGACGGCGCTGTCTCCGCCGCTGCACAGATCGAGGGCTGCGACGCCGTCATCGACGTCCTCAGCATCGGCACCCAGAACGATGCGGCCTCCATCGCCTTCTTCGAGTCCACGACGCGCGCGTTGCTGGCCGCCGAGAGGCGGGCGGGGGTGGGCCACCACATCGCCCTCTCGATCGTCGGCGTCGACCGGGCGCCCACCGCCTACTACGCCGGCAAGGTGGCTCAGGAGCGCGCGGTGCACGAGGGCCCCGTTCCGTGGACGATCCTCCGAGCGACCCAGTTCCACGAGTTCGCGGCGCAGATGTTCACCGTCGCCGCCCGCGGTCGGATCCACCTCGCGCCGCGCATGCGCACGCAGCCCATCGCGGCTGACGAGGTCGCCAGTCACCTGGTCGATCTCGCCGAGATGCCGGCGTGCGGACGCGTTCCGGACCTGGCCGGGCCGCACGAGGAGAACCTCGTCGACATGATCCGACGCTATGCACGCGCCACAGGTCATCGCGGGTGGATCCCCGCGGTGTCTCTGCCCGGATCGTTCGGACGAGCGATGCGCGACGGTCGACTGCTGCCCTCGGCCGGCGCGACGATCGGGCGCCAGAGCTTCGCCGAATGGATCGTCTCGCTGGAGTGA
- a CDS encoding pyridoxamine 5'-phosphate oxidase family protein: MTSSSFASWLRAQPSLAGAAPGLDTASLPEEPHVLFEQWLRGAAAAGVAEPHVATLSTVDEDGLPDARALILKDAGPRGWAVAGPRSSAKAEQLAAHPVAALSFWWQPIVRAVRLRGGMQSATAAEIAADFEARPESARAGRTPEDWMLWWLAPRHVEFWQGSPDRRHTRIMYARQGDTWHHEVRGGESPTAPGGAASRR; this comes from the coding sequence GTGACGTCTTCTTCCTTCGCCTCGTGGCTGCGCGCGCAGCCGTCACTCGCCGGGGCGGCGCCCGGTCTCGACACGGCGAGTCTTCCCGAAGAGCCTCACGTGCTTTTCGAACAGTGGCTGCGCGGTGCGGCGGCCGCCGGCGTCGCCGAGCCGCATGTGGCGACGCTCTCGACCGTCGACGAGGACGGGCTCCCCGACGCCCGCGCGCTCATCCTCAAGGACGCCGGTCCGCGCGGGTGGGCGGTCGCGGGACCTCGGTCGTCCGCGAAGGCCGAGCAGCTCGCGGCGCACCCGGTGGCAGCGCTCAGCTTCTGGTGGCAGCCGATCGTCCGCGCCGTGCGGCTGCGCGGCGGGATGCAGTCCGCCACCGCCGCCGAGATCGCGGCGGATTTCGAGGCTCGCCCGGAGTCTGCGCGTGCCGGCCGGACGCCCGAGGACTGGATGCTCTGGTGGCTCGCGCCCAGGCACGTCGAGTTCTGGCAGGGCTCTCCCGACCGCCGCCATACGCGCATCATGTACGCGCGGCAGGGCGACACCTGGCACCACGAGGTGCGCGGCGGCGAATCGCCCACTGCTCCGGGGGGAGCCGCATCCAGGCGATAG
- a CDS encoding Cof-type HAD-IIB family hydrolase — translation MSEPASDIRLVAVDMDGTLLDGEGRVPEGLWPILERMRRAGALFAPASGRQYATLRREFEDHADGMVFIAENGTYVVRDGEELASDTLDRALVADVLGRVRGMSHDVGVVLCGKRSAYIERDDHAFRAEAEKYYALLERVGDLQQIDDDILKIAVYDFGDAETGAAPALSEIARTHQVVVSGAHWVDVMNRGVNKGVALRRLQEVLGVSAEQTAVFGDYLNDLEMMDAAHHSYAMANAHPDVAARARLRAPSHLEHGVVRVLEELFPA, via the coding sequence ATGAGCGAGCCCGCATCCGACATCCGCCTGGTCGCCGTCGACATGGACGGGACGCTCCTCGACGGCGAGGGCCGGGTCCCGGAGGGGCTGTGGCCGATCCTGGAGCGGATGCGGCGCGCCGGTGCCCTCTTCGCGCCGGCCAGCGGCAGGCAGTACGCGACTCTGCGCCGCGAGTTCGAGGATCACGCCGACGGGATGGTCTTCATCGCCGAGAACGGCACGTATGTCGTGCGCGACGGCGAGGAACTGGCATCCGACACCCTCGACCGTGCCCTCGTCGCCGACGTCCTCGGCCGCGTGCGGGGGATGAGCCACGATGTCGGTGTCGTGCTCTGCGGCAAGCGGTCCGCCTACATCGAGCGCGACGATCACGCGTTCCGAGCCGAGGCGGAGAAGTACTACGCCCTGCTCGAGCGGGTGGGCGACCTTCAGCAGATCGACGACGACATCCTCAAGATCGCCGTCTACGACTTCGGCGATGCAGAGACGGGCGCGGCGCCGGCGCTGTCTGAGATCGCCCGCACGCACCAGGTCGTCGTCTCGGGGGCGCACTGGGTCGACGTCATGAACCGCGGCGTCAACAAGGGCGTCGCGCTCCGGCGGCTCCAAGAGGTGCTGGGCGTCTCGGCAGAGCAGACCGCGGTCTTCGGCGACTACTTGAACGACCTCGAGATGATGGATGCGGCACACCACTCCTACGCGATGGCCAACGCGCATCCGGATGTGGCAGCCCGCGCCCGCCTGCGTGCACCCTCGCACCTGGAGCACGGCGTCGTCCGCGTGCTGGAGGAGCTCTTCCCGGCCTGA
- a CDS encoding GDSL-type esterase/lipase family protein encodes MNVPAHAGTDAAHDEVADPRRLAARFVHPHKQAFVQRARVDDAAASIFAAQLAGVTPGQLARYHAEFAAAVAVSASQIEPGFAAHLPFRPGERILALGDSITDDSLSWASHLQSYLDTHRPHDDIEVVNAGITGNTTQEAIARIDRLSAERPSWVIQLLGTNDARRHGRTQVRMQSIQETRRNLDLLARLVDEELAAQHICLTPPPVAGADADAWEPFREELITWREEDVAEIADAVRSHGGVVVDVHSTLADDPVDKLLPDGVHPTLVGQRRILETLLATIAL; translated from the coding sequence ATGAATGTCCCCGCACACGCCGGCACCGACGCCGCACACGACGAGGTGGCGGATCCCCGGCGACTCGCAGCGCGGTTCGTCCATCCGCACAAGCAGGCGTTCGTGCAGCGTGCGAGAGTCGACGACGCCGCCGCCTCGATCTTCGCCGCACAGCTGGCCGGCGTCACACCGGGACAACTGGCGCGCTATCACGCCGAGTTCGCCGCGGCCGTCGCAGTATCGGCCTCACAGATCGAGCCCGGGTTCGCCGCACACCTACCCTTCCGTCCGGGCGAGCGCATTCTCGCCCTGGGCGACTCGATCACCGACGATTCGCTGTCATGGGCATCGCACCTGCAGTCCTATCTCGACACGCATCGTCCCCACGACGACATCGAAGTCGTGAACGCCGGGATCACCGGCAACACGACGCAGGAGGCCATCGCGCGCATCGATCGCCTGAGCGCGGAACGCCCCTCCTGGGTCATCCAGCTGCTCGGAACGAACGACGCACGGCGCCACGGGCGCACGCAGGTGCGGATGCAGTCGATCCAGGAGACGCGCCGCAACCTCGACCTGCTCGCCCGCTTGGTCGACGAAGAACTCGCCGCCCAGCACATCTGTCTGACTCCGCCGCCCGTCGCCGGAGCGGATGCGGACGCGTGGGAGCCGTTCCGCGAAGAACTCATCACCTGGCGCGAAGAGGACGTCGCTGAGATCGCGGATGCGGTGCGCAGTCACGGAGGCGTCGTGGTCGATGTGCACTCCACTCTCGCGGACGATCCCGTCGACAAGCTACTGCCCGACGGAGTGCACCCGACTCTCGTGGGCCAGCGCCGCATTCTCGAGACGTTGCTCGCAACGATCGCGCTCTGA
- a CDS encoding phosphotransferase, producing MHDERSLSGGNSAGAVFRAGETVRKPWTPASPHVHAYVAALREAGVDAPAPLGRDERGRQVWEFVPGPLAGEALTPSELHRVGAMVRAIHEASAGFALPADAVWDSAIPAPGAELICHNDLAPWNLVTGERWVFIDWDAAAPSTRLWDLAYAAQAFTLNDPSRSPADAAADLAAFADGYGADTGLRAALPAAMATRAQAMHELLRSSHAEGREPWGSMFLSGHGDHWLAASRYVREHADAWAEALDAR from the coding sequence ATGCACGACGAGCGATCCCTCTCGGGCGGGAACTCGGCGGGCGCCGTCTTCCGCGCGGGCGAAACGGTCCGCAAGCCCTGGACGCCGGCTTCCCCGCACGTGCACGCGTATGTCGCGGCGCTGCGCGAAGCGGGTGTCGACGCTCCTGCTCCTCTCGGCCGCGACGAGCGGGGCCGTCAGGTGTGGGAGTTCGTCCCCGGCCCGCTGGCGGGCGAAGCTCTGACGCCGTCGGAGCTTCATCGTGTGGGTGCCATGGTGCGGGCGATCCATGAGGCGAGCGCGGGATTCGCGCTGCCGGCGGATGCGGTGTGGGACTCGGCGATCCCGGCACCGGGGGCCGAGTTGATCTGCCACAACGACCTCGCGCCGTGGAATCTCGTGACGGGCGAGAGGTGGGTCTTCATCGACTGGGATGCAGCGGCTCCCAGCACTCGACTGTGGGATCTCGCCTACGCCGCACAGGCGTTCACGCTCAACGATCCGTCGCGTTCACCCGCCGATGCCGCGGCCGATCTGGCCGCATTCGCGGACGGCTACGGCGCGGACACCGGTCTGCGCGCGGCCTTGCCCGCGGCGATGGCCACGCGTGCTCAGGCGATGCACGAGCTTCTGCGGTCGTCGCACGCCGAGGGCCGTGAACCCTGGGGATCCATGTTCCTGTCGGGTCACGGCGATCACTGGCTTGCCGCATCCCGTTACGTACGAGAGCACGCGGATGCCTGGGCCGAGGCGCTGGACGCGCGCTGA